A genomic window from Salvelinus sp. IW2-2015 linkage group LG13, ASM291031v2, whole genome shotgun sequence includes:
- the LOC111972065 gene encoding gastrula zinc finger protein XlCGF48.2-like → MYLYSLNMSKIRLLRVFLNDRLTAAADEIFGVVEKMIAEYQEEVVRLQRLLDIVLQPEIPLNLHRADFQQLTLSEAEIPPEQQHYEQEWSHNLGLEDPETIQFKDEEEELRTSQEEEQIQRIETVTKDDIFTPACVKSDCVEYPTQLSNIYQAQKEGNKERDTLPSTTIEQIKTEPDGEDYRESEPTSVSQPPLAVNPVCSAVQSGMENKRPPSGFKKVKSKRTEMVKGQRSRINTTGKKSTQLSLLKSSSQGHATPCCKVCGKYFHYMGSLIKHVQTHTKDKETLCGVCGKHMESTEGMKEHLQTHIAARLCCHVCGKWFSKNSKLTVHMRSHTGEKPFSCPVCGTCFMQTGDLKRHMRTHTGEKPYLCPDCGKGFSVASNLSVHIKIHTGEKGEPDSALAPI, encoded by the exons atgtatttGTATTCTTTAAATATGTCTAAAATAAGGTTGTTGAGGGTTTTTCTCAACGATAGATTAACAGCTGCTGCCGATGAGATATTCGGGGTCGTTGAAAAAATGATAGCAGAGTATCAGGAGGAAGTTGTCCGTCTACAGAGGCTGCTCGACATTGTTCTTCAACCTGAGATACCATTAAACCTACACAGAGCAG ACTTCCAGCAGCTCACTCTCTCTGAAGCGGAGATCCCCCCGGAGCAGCAGCACTATGAGCAGGAGTGGAGCCACAATCTGGGGCTGGAGGACCCAGAAACCATACAATttaaagatgaagaggaggaactccggaccagtcaggaggaagagcagattCAACGGATTGAGACTGTTACTAAAGATGACATATTCACTCCTGCCTGTGTGAAAAGTGACTGTGTGGAGTACCCAACTCAGCTCTCAAATATCTATCAAGCTCAAAAGGaaggaaacaaagagagagacactcTACCCAGTACTACAATTGAACAGATCAAAACAGAACCTGATGGAGAGGACTATAGGGAATCAGAACCAACCAGTGTCTCTCAGCCCCCCCTTGCAGTAAATCCAGTATGTTCTGCAGTTCAAAGTGGTATGGAGAATAAAAGACCTCCATCAGGTTTTAAGAAAGTCAAATCAAAGAGAACAGAGATGGTTAAAGGACAAAGGTCCCGTATCAATACTACGGGTAAGAAATCTACTCAGTTGTCCCTCCTGAAATCATCCAGTCAAGGTCATGCTACTCCTTGTTGTAAGGTGTGCGGTAAGTATTTTCATTACATGGGCTCATTGATTAAACATGTTCAAACTCATACAAAGGATAAAGAAACACTTTGTGGAGTTTGTGGAAAGCATATGGAGTCCACAGAAGGTATGAAAGAGCACCTCCAAACTCACATTGCAGCTaggttgtgttgtcatgtttgtggTAAATGGTTCAGCAAGAACAGTAAGCTGACAGTGCACATGAGGagccacacaggggagaaaccttttTCCTGCCCTGTTTGTGGTACATGCTTCATGCAGACTGGAGATCTGAAAAGACACATGAGGACCCATACTGGGGAGAAACCATATCTCTGTCCTGATTGTGGAAAAGGATTCAGCGTTGCCAGTAATCTGTCAGTGCATATAaagattcacacaggagagaaaggagaaccaGATTCAGCACTGGCACCAATCTGA